Proteins co-encoded in one Rattus rattus isolate New Zealand chromosome 5, Rrattus_CSIRO_v1, whole genome shotgun sequence genomic window:
- the LOC116900235 gene encoding olfactory receptor 5AK2-like, with amino-acid sequence MEHGNGTKVTEFILLGFAGQHESWHILFVVFLIIYIATLVGNIGMILLIKLHSSLHTPMYFFLQHLAFVDLCYSSAITPKTLQNFVSSKPSISFTGCIVQLLVYGIFVTSDCFILAAMAVDRYVAICNPLRYPIIMSQRLCILLLLGSYTMGFLNATVNTGFTFLSNFCKSNTINHFFCDVPPILALSCSSIDLNIMVLTIFVGFNLTFTVSVVILSYTFILAAILRMSSAAGRRKAFSTCASHMTAVTIFYGTLSYMYVLHGTNKSQEQEKVASVFYGIMIPMLNPLIYSLRNQDVIEALRNIGNKCF; translated from the coding sequence ATGGAACATGGTAATGGCACCAAAGTGACTGAATTTATTCTCCTGGGATTCGCTGGTCAACATGAGTCTTGGCACATCCTCTTTGTGGTATTCCTAATAATTTATATAGCCACCTTAGTGGGCAACATTGGCATGATCCTACTCATCAAACTCCATTCTTCACTGCACactcccatgtactttttcctgcAGCATTTGGCTTTTGTGGACCTCTGTTATTCCTCTGCCATCACCCCCAAGACGTTGCAAAATTTCGTGAGCTCAAAACCATCCATCTCCTTCACAGGATGCATAGTTCAGCTACTAGTCTATGGCATCTTTGTAACCAGTGACTGCTTCATCCTGGCAGCTATGGCTGtggaccgctatgtggccatctgtaacCCACTGCGCTATCCTATTATCATGTCCCAGAGACTCTGCATTTTGCTCCTGCTTGGTTCGTACACTATGGGCTTCCTAAATGCCACTGTAAATACAGGTTTTACTTTCTTATCAAACTTCTGCAAATCCAATACCATTAATCATTTTTTCTGTGATGTACCACCGATTCTCGCCCTCTCTTGCTCTAGTATTGATCTCAATATCATGGTACTGACGATCTTCGTAGGGTTTAACTTGACATTCACTGTGTCTGTGGTCATTCTTTCCTACACATTTATCTTGGCAGCCATCCTAAGGATGTCTTCAGctgcaggaaggagaaaggcttTCTCCACATGTGCCTCCCATATGACTGCTGTCACCATATTCTATGGAACActctcatatatgtatgtacttcATGGGACCAACAAATCTCAAGAGCAGGAGAAAGTGGCTTCTGTCTTCTATGGTATTATGATTCCCATGTTAAACCCTCTTATCTACAGCCTAAGAAACCAGGATGTGATAGAAGCACTGAGGAACATAGGAAACAAATGTTTCTAG